Proteins from a single region of Carassius carassius chromosome 25, fCarCar2.1, whole genome shotgun sequence:
- the LOC132104050 gene encoding circadian-associated transcriptional repressor-like, producing the protein MLSPGSPSKWQVQDSLSLTPSLLYSKSVQMQHESEVFSSEIESAGVVPGPKPCSLANGSSHNTKSPLPFMNRRSGRADNVQTGCSSASPPYTIQTSTSVESIPTEGDLRFAHKCAELHGYIRPLLELLKGLKTGRYDKGLSTFQQSVAMDRLRRIVGVLQKPNLGEKYMGTLLQLEMMLKVWFPRVRPQHHEDTPSLHSLMANLPPRWNQDQLHIPVKKRRLSWSDSDSQGSSSSKRIQEDDRGLSPSDSSSWLSSSDTTSSELEDSTICTNQNNVTSETKLIENSKLLVRQMTNSLNETPMTATGRPPPLVIPLSATDGSRLGMQDCSVSSSTPTSASPVDMMMNEKDVGESVKEGPKKQVNSCTEILNT; encoded by the exons ATGCTGTCACCGGGGAGTCCTTCCAAATGGCAAGTGCAAGATTCCCTCTCTTTGACCCCCAGTCTCCTCTACAGCAAGAGTGTCCAGATGCAGCATGAATCGGAGGTCTTCTCCTCTGAGATTGAGTCTGCAGGAGTTGTGCCTGGTCCAAAGCCATGCTCCTTGGCCAATGGGAGCTCTCATAATACAAAATCTCCTCTCCCCTTTATGAACCGGAGGAGTGGTAGAGCTGATAATGTTCAAACTGGATGTTCCTCAGCGTCTCCACCCTACACCATTCAGACCTCAACATCAGTTGAAAGCATTCCCACAGAGGGGGACTTGAGGTTTGCACACAAA TGTGCAGAGCTGCATGGGTACATCAGACCCCTGTTGGAGCTGTTGAAGGGTTTGAAAACGGGTCGATATGATAAAG GTTTGAGCACATTTCAACAGAGTGTTGCCATGGACAGACTGCGAAGGATTGTGGGTGTTCTACAAAAACCAAACCttgg GGAGAAGTATATGGGCACTCTTCTACAGCTGGAGATGATGTTAAAGGTTTGGTTCCCTCGGGTGAGGCCTCAGCATCACGAAGACACCCCTTCACTCCACAGTCTCATGGCTAACCTGCCTCCACGCTGGAATCAGGACCAGTTACATATTCCTGTGAAG aaacgcAGATTAagttggtcagattcagactctcAAGGTTCTTCAAGCAGCAAACGCATTCAAGAGGACGATCGAGGACTGAGCCCCAGCGATAGCAGCTCATGGCTCAGCAGCTCCGATACCACGTCTAGTGAACTTGAAGACAGCACAATCTGTACAAATCAAAATAATGTGACATCTGAAACCAAACTCATTGAAAACAGCAAACTTCTAGTCAGGCAAATGACAAACTCCTTAAATGAAACCCCTATGACTGCAACAGGAAGACCTCCTCCGCTTGTAATACCATTGTCAGCCACAGACGGCAGCCGCTTGGGCATGCAGGACTGTTCGGTATCCTCCTCTACTCCTACTTCCGCCTCACCAGTGGACATGATGATGAATGAGAAAGATGTGGGTGAATCTGTAAAAGAAGGGCCAAAAAAACAGGTTAATAGTTGCACAGAGATATTaaacacataa